Proteins encoded within one genomic window of Onychostoma macrolepis isolate SWU-2019 chromosome 11, ASM1243209v1, whole genome shotgun sequence:
- the dnajc11b gene encoding dnaJ homolog subfamily C member 11 isoform X2, with translation MLYHPDKHRDPELKRQAEQLFTNVHQAYEVLSDPQSRAIYDIFGKKGLEVEGWEVVERKRTPAEIREEYERLQRERDERRLQQRTNPKGTISVGIDATDLFDRYEEDFEDVPGGGFPHIEINRMHISQSIEAPLTTSDTAVLSGSLSTHNGNGGGNINLCVRRVTSARGWGELEFGAGDIRGPLFGMKVFRNVTARCFVTAQWGLQFSSRGVRPSATTMMARHLDQNTMGYLQWRWGSQSAMTTSIVRDTKTSHFTLALQLGVPHSYLMMSYQYKFQDEDQTKVKGSIKTGFFGTVVEYGAERKISRHSVLAATVSIGVPQGVSLKIRLNRASQTYLFPIHLTDQILPSAVFYATVGPLAIYLAVQKLIIMPYVRAHKEQELEKQKEDSASEIARRKQEAEAAVLLMQESVKRIIDAEESKMGLIILNAWYGKFVSDNSQRRERAKVIDVTVPLQCLVKDSKLILTEASKAGLPGFYDPCVGEEKSLKLLYQFRGAMHQVLSGDTEPLRIPKQSHRIGSET, from the exons TTCTCAGTGACCCACAATCCCGAGCCATATATGACATATTTGGGAAGAAAGGCCTAGAGGTGGAAGGTTGGGAG GTGGTGGAAAGGAAGAGAACCCCTGCAGAGATCAGGGAGGAATATGAACGtttgcagagagagagagatgagaggAGACTCCAGCAGAGAACTAACCCTAAG GGGACAATAAGTGTCGGCATAGATGCGACAGACCTCTTTGACCGATATGAGGAGGACTTTGAGGATGTACCAGGAGGAGGTTTTCCCCACATTGAGATAAACAGGATGCATATTTCCCAATCCATTGAG GCGCCCCTAACCACTTCAGATACTGCTGTCCTCTCTGGATCTCTGTCGACGCATAATGGCAACGGGGGAGGAAATATAAACCTTTGTGTGCGGCGTGTGACCTCAGCAAGAGGCTGGGGAGAG CTGGAGTTTGGTGCAGGGGATATTAGGGGACCTTTATTTGGGATGAAGGTGTTCCGTAACGTAACTGCGCGCTG CTTTGTGACTGCCCAGTGGGGATTGCAGTTCTCCTCACGTGGCGTGCGGCCCAGTGCCACTACAATGATGGCTCGCCACCTGGACCAGAACACTATGGGTTACCTGCAGTGGCGCTGGGGAAGCCAGTCTGCCATGACCACCAGCATTGTCAGGGACACCAAAACAAGCCACTTCACCCTGGCCCTGCAG CTGGGTGTTCCTCATTCCTACCTGATGATGAGCTATCAGTACAAATTCCAGGATGAAGACCAGACTAAGGTCAAAGGTTCTATCAA GACTGGGTTCTTTGGCACCGTGGTTGAATACGGTGCAGAGCGCAAGATCAGTCGCCACAGTGTTCTGGCTGCAACCGTCAGCATTGGTGTACCCCAAGGAGTCTCCCTCAAAATCAG GTTGAACAGAGCCAGTCAAACCTACCTCTTCCCTATTCACCTGACCGACCAGATTTTACCCAGCGCTGTGTTTTACGCCACTGTGGGCCCGCTGGCCATCTACTTAGCTGTCCAGAAGCTTATTATTATGCCTTATGTACGAGCCCATAAGGAACA GGAGTTGGAGAAACAAAAGGAGGATTCTGCTTCAGAAATTGCTCGCAGGAAGCAAGAGGCTGAAGCTGCT GTTTTGTTGATGCAAGAGTCAGTGAAGAGAATTATTGATGCTGAGGAATCTAAAATGG GTCTCATCATTCTAAATGCTTGGTACGGCAAATTTGTGTCAGACAATAGTCAGAGACGTGAGAGAGCAAAGGTCATTGACGTGACCGTCCCGCTCCAGTGCTTAGTGAAAGACTCTAAACTCATTCTTACCGAAGCATCAAAG GCTGGCTTGCCAGGGTTTTATGACCCGTGTGTCGGAGAGGAAAAGAGCCTAAAGCTGCTGTACCAATTCAGAGGAGCAATGCACCAAGTCTTGTCTGGAGACACAGAGCCTCTTAGGATACCTAAACAAT CTCATAGAATCGGTTCAGAGACATAG